The Infirmifilum lucidum DNA segment CTAGCAACACTGGTAAACTCATCTACGTACTCTCGTAGGAGAGAAGAGTTCACCATGCTCAACCCTACATAGAACCTGCCGGCCCCCCTCTCACTGTCTACGGCTCTACAGAGTACTCTAGCCCTATCAGCACCCCCCTGCAAGGCTACATTCCAGATAGTGTACATACAGGAAACAGGGTTAGCCTCTACTGAGACTACGCGAGACTTACGAGACAACCGGAGTGCCCTAACTGTGTAGAAGCCGAGGTAGGCGCCCAGGTCAACAATACTGTGAGCCTCTGCCGGCGAGAACTCGGGAAACCTCTCGTAATCCCTATATACAAATATGTGCTCAATATTACGCTTAGCCTCCTCAACTTCTGATACCGGGATCACGAAGTGGTATGGAGGGAACGGAATAACCGTACTACTCGAGCCGAGTAATTCCGGGACAACACTCGTCTTCTCT contains these protein-coding regions:
- a CDS encoding FkbM family methyltransferase, with the translated sequence MGGVSLFLRMLEKTSVVPELLGSSSTVIPFPPYHFVIPVSEVEEAKRNIEHIFVYRDYERFPEFSPAEAHSIVDLGAYLGFYTVRALRLSRKSRVVSVEANPVSCMYTIWNVALQGGADRARVLCRAVDSERGAGRFYVGLSMVNSSLLREYVDEFTSVAREIIVPKVTLLDVFQASGFRRIDLLKVDIEGVEKRVFEKSLEALEQFGVERIVVELHEGFSYARQLSDILSAGYSVYVVRDEDVPFQSFLYAVRRR